The proteins below come from a single Sorghum bicolor cultivar BTx623 chromosome 4, Sorghum_bicolor_NCBIv3, whole genome shotgun sequence genomic window:
- the LOC8072429 gene encoding transcription factor bHLH80, producing MRRFLPAGGGGGGGGEPSSSSSSGGQHQHGGGLAGERAAAGLRYRGGDISLGHGHDDGHRRHQYHLGAGDAADRQNDGSMDMLARHSSSPVGFFSNLVMDNGYPRSNKAGVSGGGEGQRDPSTANNNSGSSSSGRKMKPSSSGFNFAGGTQQQGQQQGAAGGHLSRISEDGCASFPAGGLVGDRAAGGRGSGESSSGGAAAAARSYSGGFSIVGPWEESRDIITTLGAYDPQFSGAMAGTALEMAGMDRYMQLQQDQVPFKVRAKRGCATHPRSIAERERRTRISEKLRKLQDLVPNMDKQTSTADMLDLAVEHIKGLQSELQALKHEQEKCTCCRKR from the exons ATGAGGCGCTTCCTGCCggccggaggcggcggcggcggcggcggggagccgtcgtcttcctcctcctcgggCGGGCAACACCAGCACGGCGGCGGGCTCGCGGGCGAGAGGGCGGCGGCGGGCCTGCGGTACCGAGGAGGCGACATCTCGCTGGGGCACGGGCACGACGACGGACATCGTCGTCATCAGTACCACCTCGGCGCCGGCGACGCGGCGGATAGGCAGAACGACGGGTCCATGGACATGCTGGCGCGGCACAGCAGCTCGCCGGTCGGCTTCTTCTCCAACCTCGTCATGGACAACG GGTACCCACGCTCAAATAAAGCCGGAGTCAGTGGTGGCGGCGAAGGTCAGCGTGATCCTTCAACGgccaacaacaatagtggaagtaGCAGCAGCGGCCGGAAGATGAAGCCGTCGTCGTCCGGGTTCAACTTCGCCGGCGGGACGCAGCAGCAGGGCCAGCAGCAGGGCGCCGCCGGGGGCCACCTCTCGCGGATCTCCGAGGACGGCTGCGCCAGCTTCCCGGCCGGCGGCCTGGTGGGCGACCGCGCTGCAGGTGGCCGCGGCTCTGGCGAGAGCAGCAGCGGTGGTGCTGCCGCGGCGGCGCGCTCGTACTCCGGCGGGTTCTCCATTGTTGGGCCGTGGGAAGAGTCCAGGGACATCATTACCACCCTCGGCGCATACGACCCTCAG TTTAGCGGCGCCATGGCGGGTACGGCGCTGGAGATGGCGGGCATGGACAGGTACATGCAGCTGCAGCAGGACCAGGTGCCGTTCAAAGTGCGCGCCAAGCGCGGGTGCGCCACGCACCCCAGGAGCATCGCCGAGAGG GAGAGGAGGACGAGGATCAGCGAGAAGCTCAGGAAGCTCCAGGACCTCGTGCCCAACATGGACAAG CAAACGAGCACCGCGGACATGTTGGACCTTGCAGTTGAGCACATCAAGGGCCTGCAGAGCGAACTGCAG GCTCTGAAACACGAGCAGGAGAAGTGCACCTGCTGCCGAAAGCGATAG
- the LOC8072430 gene encoding chaperone protein dnaJ 8, chloroplastic yields MAVGAGVRVAPSPSSMELWGRRRRTGTGAGRRGAAVAVRCSFVSEAGVGAAGGGLAEEHYRTLRLRPGSTRNEVKKAFRRLALVYHPDVCKDSDHDTGVEFQKINIAYHILMNNMRETEERLEYWRLKYGLTDQDLDRYRYYLNEDDGDWLDM; encoded by the exons ATGGCCGTTGGAGCAGGCGTGCGCgtggcgccgtcgccgtcgtcgatGGAGttgtgggggaggaggaggaggacgggtACGGGGGCGGGGAGGCGCGGCGCAGCGGTGGCCGTCAGGTGCAGCTTCGTGAGCGAGGCGGGGGTGGGCGCGGCCGGCGGGGGCCTGGCGGAGGAGCACTACCGGACGCTGCGGCTGCGCCCGGGGTCCACCCGGAACGAGGTCAAGAaggccttccgccgcctcgcgctcgtg TACCATCCGGACGTTTGCAAGGACAGCGACCACGACACCGGCGTCGAATTCCAGAAGATCAACATCGCGTATCAC ATACTGATGAACAACATGAGGGAGACCGAGGAGCGGCTGGAGTACTGGCGGCTCAAGTACGGCCTCACAGACCAGGATCTCGACAGGTACAGGTACTACCTCAACGAAGACGACGGCGACTGGCTCGACATgtga
- the LOC8072432 gene encoding 4-hydroxy-3-methylbut-2-en-1-yl diphosphate synthase (ferredoxin), chloroplastic — MATGVAPASLPHVRVRDGGVGFTRSVDFAKVLSTPSAGTMRTSSSRGRALVAKSSSTGSETVELEPSSEGSPLLVPRQKYCESIHQTRRRKTRTVMVGNVPLGSDHPIRIQTMTTSDTKDVAKTVEEVMRIADKGADIVRITVQGRKEADACFEIKDTLVQKNYNIPLVADIHFAPTVALRVAECFDKIRVNPGNFADRRAQFEKLEYTDDDYQKELEHIEKVFSPLVEKCKQYGRAMRIGTNHGSLSDRIMSYYGDSPRGMVESALEFARICRKLDYHNFVFSMKASNPVVMVQAYRLLVAEMYNLGWDYPLHLGVTEAGEGEDGRMKSAIGIGTLLMDGLGDTIRVSLTEPPEEEIDPCQRLANLGAQAANLQIGVAPFEEKHRRYFDFQRRSGQLPLQKEGEEVDYRNVLHRDGSVLMSVSLDQLKAPELLYRSLAAKLVVGMPFKDLATVDSILLRELPPVEDAEARLALKRLVDIGMGVLTPLSEQLTKPLPHAIVLVNLDELSSGAHKLLPEGTRLAVTLRGDESYEQLDILKDVDDITMLLHNVPYGEEKTGRVHAARRLFEYLQASGLNFPVIHHIDFPKAIDRDGLVIGAGANVGALLVDGLGDGVLLEAADQEFEFLRDTSFNLLQGCRMRNTKTEYVSCPSCGRTLFDLQEISAEIREKTSHLPGVSIAIMGCIVNGPGEMADADFGYVGGAPGKIDLYVGKTVVQRGIAMEGATDALIQLIKDNGRWVDPPAEE; from the exons atggccaccggcgtgGCTCCAGCATCTCTCCCACATGTCAGAGTGCGCGATGGTGGCGTCGGGTTCACCAGGAGCGTTGACTTCGCGAAGGTCTTGTCTACTCCCAGCGCTGGCACTATGAGGACAAGCTCCTCCAGAGGCAGGGCACTCGTGGCGAAGAGCTCAAGTACTGGTTCGGAGACCGTGGAGCTCGAGCCATCTTCAGAAGGAAGCCCACTTTTAG TACCCAGGCAAAAGTACTGTGAATCAATACACCAGACAAGGAGGAGGAAAACTCGAACTGTGATGGTGGGGAATGTGCCACTTGGCAGTGATCATCCCATAAGGATTCAAACCATGACGACTTCAGATACCAAGGATGTTGCAAAAACAGTAGAGGAG GTGATGAGGATAGCAGATAAAGGAGCTGATATTGTTAGAATAACCGTTCAGGGTAGGAAGGAAGCTGATGCCTGCTTTGAGATCAAGGACACTCTGGTTCAGAAGAA TTACAACATTCCACTAGTGGCCGATATTCATTTTGCTCCTACAGTAGCTCTAAGGGTGGCAGAATGCTTTGACAAAATTCGTGTGAACCCAGGAAATTTTG CTGATCGTCGTGCTCAATTCGAAAAGCTGGAATATACTGACGATGACTACCAAAAAGAGCTTGAGCATATTGAGAAG GTGTTTTCTCCATTAGTTGAGAAATGCAAGCAGTATGGAAGAGCAATGCGTATAGGAACAAATCATGGTAGTCTTTCTGACCGCATAATGAGCTACTATGGTGATTCTCCGCGGGGAATG GTTGAGTCTGCTTTGGAATTTGCTAGGATATGTCGGAAGTTGGACTACCACAACTTTGTATTTTCTATGAAAGCTAGTAACCCTGTTGTCATGGTCCAAGCATATCGCCTGCTTGTGGCAGAAATGTATAACCTAGGATGGGATTATCCCTTGCACTTGGGTGTTACAGAAGCTGGAGAGGGTGAAGATGGAAGGATGAAGTCTGCTATTGGCATTGGGACACTGCTAATG GATGGTTTGGGTGATACAATCCGTGTCTCCCTCACAGAACCACCAGAAGAAGAGATTGATCCTTGCCAAAGGTTGGCAAATCTTGGGGCACAGGCTGCAAACCTTCAAATTGGGGTG GCCCCATTTGAAGAAAAGCATAGGCGTTATTTTGATTTTCAGCGTAGGAGTGGTCAATTGCCTTTGCAGAAGGAG GGTGAGGAAGTTGACTACAGAAATGTCCTGCATCGTGATGGTTCTGTACTGATGTCAGTTTCCCTGGATCAATTAAAG GCTCCTGAGCTCCTTTATAGGTCTCTTGCAGCAAAGCTTGTGGTTGGCATGCCTTTCAAG GATCTGGCTACTGTAGATTCCATTCTTTTGAGGGAGCTCCCCCCTGTAGAAGATGCTGAAGCT AGGCTTGCACTCAAAAGATTAGTTGACATCGGCATGGGCGTGCTGACCCCCTTGTCGGAGCAGTTGACAAAGCCACTGCCACATGCAATTGTACTTGTCAACCTCGACGAATTGTCAAGTGGTGCACACAAACTTTTGCCAGAAG GCACTAGACTAGCTGTCACTCTTCGTGGTGATGAATCATATGAGCAGCTAGATATTCTTAAGGATGTTGATGATATAACAATGTTGTTACATAATGTTCCATATGGTGAGGAGAAGACAGGCAGGGTGCATGCTGCTAGGAG GTTATTTGAATACTTGCAGGCCAGTGGTTTGAACTTCCCTGTAATTCATCACATAGATTTCCCTAAAGCCATTGACAG AGATGGTCTTGTCATTGGTGCTGGGGCCAACGTTGGTGCTCTCCTAGTCGATGGTCTTGGTGATGGTGTACTTCTTGAAGCTGCTGACCAGGAATTTGAGTTCCTGAGGGACACATCTTTCAACTTGCTCCAGGGTTGCAGGATGCGCAACACAAAAACT GAATATGTGTCTTGTCCTTCATGTGGCCGAACACTCTTTGACCTTCAGGAAATCAGCGCTGAGATTAGAGAAAAGACCTCTCATCTGCCAGGTGTCTCG ATCGCTATCATGGGTTGCATTGTCAATGGGCCAGGAGAGATGGCCGATGCCGATTTCGGGTACGTTGGAGGCGCTCCTGGAAAGATCGATCTTTACGTTGGCAAG ACCGTTGTGCAGCGCGGCATTGCCATGGAAGGTGCCACTGACGCCTTGATCCAGCTGATCAAGGACAATGGCCGATGGGTTGATCCTCCTGCCGAGGAGTAG